A single Desulfovibrio piger DNA region contains:
- a CDS encoding DVU_1553 family AMP-dependent CoA ligase → MTASDPCPAATVQRTAQEPPLLPPAVRQALERPGPFALGLDAWLAAECGATRPEGLAAAVRARQLELLNADLCHMATHSPLYRQRLTGAGRWSAAGLRPLRDLAELAELPFTTADDLRPGEALLCVSRDEVARMVTVSTSGSTGAPKRLAFSDAELARTRDFFAVGMAQMVTAGQLVAVLLPGAHRPRGITDLLAGSLAPQGVRVTARMELADLLLCAPEQAPEGAALRLEAVRTAWQALASTAPAGLALVLLPRQMGCLWRAFPQTPPGLCAALCAADWLDPGLRRQVEQSWDCPVLDHYGSTESAFAGAVQCRCREGRHVRALDLLLEIVHPVTGEVLPAGETGELVITTLQRRAMPLLRYRTGDMASLLDGPCACGSPLPRLGPVLGRIECDGRDFRVTHPRKGGSEERRPCAITL, encoded by the coding sequence ATGACGGCATCTGACCCATGCCCCGCGGCGACGGTGCAGCGTACGGCACAGGAGCCGCCGCTCCTGCCCCCGGCCGTCCGGCAGGCCCTGGAACGTCCCGGGCCTTTCGCCTTGGGCCTGGACGCCTGGCTGGCGGCGGAATGCGGCGCGACGCGCCCCGAAGGGCTGGCCGCCGCCGTGCGGGCCCGCCAGCTGGAACTGCTCAATGCCGATCTTTGCCATATGGCGACGCACAGTCCCCTGTACCGGCAACGCCTGACCGGGGCCGGGCGCTGGTCCGCGGCGGGCCTTCGTCCGCTGCGCGATCTTGCCGAGCTGGCGGAGCTGCCGTTCACCACGGCCGACGACCTGCGCCCCGGCGAGGCCCTGCTCTGTGTCTCGCGCGACGAGGTGGCGCGCATGGTCACGGTGAGCACCTCCGGCAGTACGGGCGCGCCCAAGCGGCTGGCCTTCAGCGATGCCGAGCTGGCGCGCACGCGGGATTTCTTTGCCGTGGGCATGGCCCAGATGGTCACGGCAGGGCAGCTCGTGGCCGTGCTGCTGCCGGGCGCCCACCGTCCACGGGGCATCACTGACCTGCTGGCCGGGAGCCTGGCGCCGCAGGGCGTGCGCGTGACGGCCCGCATGGAACTGGCCGACCTGCTGCTGTGTGCGCCGGAACAGGCCCCGGAAGGGGCGGCGCTCCGCTTGGAGGCTGTCCGCACGGCCTGGCAGGCCCTTGCCTCCACGGCACCCGCCGGTCTGGCGCTCGTGCTGCTGCCCCGCCAGATGGGATGCCTGTGGCGGGCCTTCCCCCAGACACCGCCGGGCCTGTGCGCCGCCCTGTGCGCCGCCGACTGGCTGGATCCCGGACTGCGCCGTCAGGTGGAACAGAGCTGGGACTGCCCCGTGCTGGATCATTACGGTTCCACGGAGAGCGCCTTTGCCGGGGCCGTGCAGTGCCGCTGCCGTGAAGGGCGGCATGTGCGGGCCCTGGACTTGCTGCTGGAGATAGTCCATCCTGTGACGGGCGAGGTCCTGCCTGCGGGCGAGACCGGGGAGCTGGTCATCACCACGTTGCAGCGGCGGGCCATGCCCTTGTTGCGCTACCGCACGGGCGACATGGCCAGCCTGCTGGACGGGCCCTGTGCCTGCGGCAGCCCGTTGCCGCGCCTGGGGCCGGTGCTGGGGCGCATCGAGTGCGATGGACGGGATTTTCGGGTGACGCACCCCCGCAAGGGCGGGAGCGAGGAGAGGAGGCCATGCGCCATTACGCTTTGA
- a CDS encoding histidine phosphatase family protein, with the protein MAGLWLLRHGALPPNPERRFVGARDIALTDAGREQIRRAARALLADCRTEGGLPTLVTSATGQGGHAEGAIAGAPEKGAPAEGNIGRSGPCLPQHIICSDLGRCRESARLVQEVFQARGHAIDIVPDAGLREISLGLWEGLTVAEVEARWPGGHAARGADMAGFAPPQGESFAAVQARAVACVARWQARYPGDCLLLVSHAGVLRTLLCHWLALPLAAVMRIPQHYACRVWLPGQEFWEEGPR; encoded by the coding sequence ATGGCAGGGCTTTGGCTGTTGCGGCACGGTGCTTTGCCGCCCAATCCGGAACGGCGTTTCGTGGGCGCGCGTGACATCGCCCTGACCGATGCGGGACGGGAGCAGATACGGCGGGCTGCCCGGGCCCTGCTGGCGGATTGCCGCACGGAAGGCGGACTGCCGACGCTTGTGACCTCAGCCACGGGGCAGGGCGGCCATGCGGAGGGGGCGATCGCAGGAGCGCCGGAGAAAGGGGCGCCGGCAGAAGGAAATATCGGCCGCTCTGGTCCCTGTTTGCCGCAGCATATCATCTGTTCGGATCTGGGGCGCTGCCGGGAAAGCGCGCGGCTGGTGCAGGAAGTCTTCCAAGCCCGGGGCCATGCCATAGACATTGTCCCCGATGCGGGGCTGCGCGAGATATCGCTGGGGCTGTGGGAAGGCCTGACCGTGGCCGAAGTGGAGGCCCGCTGGCCGGGCGGCCACGCGGCACGGGGGGCGGACATGGCGGGCTTCGCGCCGCCGCAGGGAGAGAGCTTTGCCGCCGTGCAGGCCCGCGCCGTGGCCTGTGTGGCCCGCTGGCAGGCCCGTTATCCTGGCGACTGTTTGCTGCTGGTCAGCCACGCGGGCGTGCTGCGCACCCTGCTGTGCCACTGGCTGGCCCTGCCGCTGGCCGCAGTGATGCGCATCCCCCAGCACTATGCCTGCCGGGTCTGGCTGCCGGGGCAGGAGTTTTGGGAGGAAGGCCCCCGTTAG
- a CDS encoding DVU_1551 family NTP transferase yields the protein MRHYALILAAGAASRMGRCKALLPLPFPDGECCALERLARMYAFCGRRFVVTGHHAGLLEPVAPGWGLRAVRNPRPEDGMFSSLCRGLHAVLEQARADGVGPEQGGVFVHPVDVPLTRSLTLLALLRAADVLPGTALQAAFCGEPGHPVFLPLSLVPAILAHDGHDGLRGALAAVPCRQAAVADAAMLPDMDTPEQYATLQRMAACHDALTRDEAEGLLLQAGVPERGLRHALAVGRVAEALCAALAEARGEEAPVETALALASGLTHDICKGMHGHEAAGGRLLSRLGLARMAAIVAAHRDQSVPAEKRLGAHELVYLADKYCRGGIWVPVAQRFAQKLEEFGDDPGARAGIEGRRDRALALERRLAAELGRDPARLAREALAAADIDTRAHMLDARRALWTPLCPLIGEV from the coding sequence ATGCGCCATTACGCTTTGATACTGGCTGCCGGTGCGGCGTCCCGCATGGGGCGGTGCAAGGCCCTGCTGCCGCTGCCCTTCCCCGACGGGGAGTGCTGCGCTCTGGAGCGTCTGGCCCGGATGTACGCGTTTTGCGGGCGGCGCTTCGTGGTCACCGGGCACCATGCGGGCCTGCTGGAGCCGGTGGCGCCCGGCTGGGGACTGCGCGCGGTCCGTAACCCGCGCCCGGAAGACGGCATGTTCTCGTCCCTCTGCAGGGGGCTCCATGCCGTGCTGGAACAGGCCCGGGCGGATGGCGTGGGGCCGGAGCAGGGCGGCGTGTTCGTCCATCCTGTGGACGTGCCCCTGACCCGGAGCCTGACCCTGCTGGCCCTGCTGCGGGCCGCGGACGTCCTGCCGGGCACGGCCCTGCAGGCGGCGTTCTGCGGCGAGCCGGGCCATCCCGTGTTCCTTCCCCTTTCCCTCGTGCCCGCCATCCTTGCCCATGACGGCCATGACGGCCTGCGCGGCGCGCTGGCGGCCGTTCCCTGCCGTCAGGCAGCGGTGGCCGATGCCGCCATGCTGCCGGATATGGACACCCCCGAACAGTATGCGACCTTGCAGCGCATGGCCGCCTGCCACGATGCCCTGACACGGGACGAGGCCGAGGGCCTGCTGCTCCAGGCCGGTGTGCCGGAGCGGGGCCTGCGCCATGCGCTGGCCGTGGGCCGGGTGGCGGAAGCCCTGTGCGCGGCCCTGGCGGAGGCCCGGGGAGAGGAGGCCCCCGTGGAGACGGCTTTGGCGCTGGCCTCCGGGCTGACGCACGATATCTGCAAGGGCATGCACGGGCATGAGGCCGCCGGCGGGCGGCTGCTGTCCCGTCTCGGGCTGGCCCGCATGGCCGCCATCGTGGCGGCCCACCGGGATCAGAGCGTCCCGGCGGAAAAGAGGCTGGGCGCGCACGAGCTGGTCTATCTGGCGGACAAATACTGCCGGGGCGGCATCTGGGTGCCGGTGGCCCAGCGTTTTGCCCAGAAACTGGAGGAATTCGGCGACGATCCGGGAGCGCGGGCCGGTATCGAAGGGCGGCGCGACCGGGCCCTGGCCCTGGAACGGCGACTGGCCGCCGAGCTGGGCCGTGACCCCGCGCGGCTGGCGCGGGAAGCCCTGGCTGCGGCGGACATCGACACGCGCGCGCATATGCTGGATGCCCGGCGCGCCCTCTGGACGCCGCTGTGCCCCCTGATAGGGGAGGTCTAG
- a CDS encoding TOBE domain-containing protein, whose protein sequence is MVSAQKREKLSTLLHSLETEDRKWLQQKLMRQDNASLLRDEKGLSDQELLAAESWYWQQYAESSSMRARRAHARLWCIFMLLRYGGLRLVEALALELKHLDWGTGLIHIQGEQARQVPLPATHCRRLRQMMEDPALFAPSGPLLRCDASYVRRSLQQCGSACGLPAGLLSARSLRQSRILELLRQGLPSPVADMFAGRNRRQQSGSIRYNLKAAQTLLREHIQRTSGLRTSARNVFHGRIEHLRASGIIVTVVLCTAGGLRVTAMITDESCKSLGLSRDMLITASIKAPWIIIEPDQGQDKPPVATRNCFRGTVERVRQDEMLAEILVNLPDGSQACALHVRGESPIPPVGSSVWVIFKALSVILTLD, encoded by the coding sequence ATGGTTTCCGCGCAAAAACGTGAAAAACTCAGTACGTTACTGCACAGTCTTGAGACGGAAGACAGGAAGTGGCTGCAGCAGAAGCTCATGCGCCAGGACAATGCCAGCCTGCTGCGTGACGAGAAGGGGCTGAGCGACCAGGAACTGCTGGCCGCCGAATCCTGGTACTGGCAGCAGTACGCCGAATCGTCCAGCATGCGGGCGCGCCGGGCCCACGCCCGTCTGTGGTGCATCTTCATGCTTTTGCGCTACGGCGGCCTGCGCCTGGTGGAAGCCCTCGCCCTGGAACTGAAGCACCTGGACTGGGGCACCGGCCTCATCCACATCCAGGGCGAACAGGCCCGGCAGGTCCCCCTGCCCGCCACCCATTGCCGCCGCCTGCGCCAGATGATGGAAGACCCCGCCCTGTTCGCGCCCAGCGGTCCCCTGCTCCGTTGTGATGCCAGCTATGTGCGCCGCAGCCTGCAGCAGTGCGGCAGCGCCTGCGGCCTGCCCGCGGGCCTGCTCAGCGCCCGCAGCCTGCGCCAGAGCCGCATCCTCGAGCTGCTCCGCCAGGGCCTTCCCTCCCCCGTGGCCGACATGTTCGCCGGGCGCAACCGGCGCCAGCAGTCCGGCAGCATCCGCTACAACCTCAAGGCAGCGCAGACCCTGCTGCGCGAGCACATCCAGCGTACCAGCGGCCTGCGCACCAGCGCCCGCAATGTCTTCCACGGCCGCATCGAGCACCTGCGGGCTTCGGGCATCATCGTCACCGTGGTCCTGTGCACGGCCGGCGGCCTGCGCGTCACGGCCATGATCACGGATGAAAGCTGCAAAAGCCTGGGGCTTTCCAGGGACATGCTCATCACCGCCAGCATCAAGGCCCCCTGGATCATCATCGAGCCCGACCAGGGCCAGGACAAGCCCCCCGTGGCCACACGCAACTGCTTCCGGGGCACGGTGGAACGCGTGCGCCAGGACGAGATGCTGGCCGAGATCCTGGTCAACCTGCCTGACGGCAGCCAGGCCTGCGCCCTGCATGTGCGCGGTGAAAGCCCCATCCCGCCGGTGGGCAGCAGCGTCTGGGTCATCTTCAAGGCCCTGTCCGTCATCCTGACCCTGGATTAG